Proteins encoded in a region of the Streptomyces sp. NBC_01298 genome:
- a CDS encoding MlaE family ABC transporter permease gives MASPFLWLDRSGDQFLFYVKALAWIPRTLRRYLKEVQRLLAEVAFGSGGLGVIGGTIGVMIAMTLFTGTVVGLQGYAALDQIGTAAFTGFVSAYFNTREIAPLVAGLALSATVGAGFTAQLGAMRINEEVDALEGMGIRSIPYLVTTRIIAGVAAIIPLYAIGLLSSYLASRYVTVLFNGQSQGTYDHYFNLFLSPTDVVLSVLKVLIFSVMVILAHCYYGFRASGGPAGVGVAVGRSVRNAIVLISVTDFFLSLALWGATTTVKVAG, from the coding sequence ATGGCCTCCCCGTTCCTGTGGCTCGACCGCTCCGGCGACCAGTTCCTGTTCTACGTCAAGGCACTGGCCTGGATTCCGCGCACCCTGCGCCGCTACCTCAAGGAGGTGCAGCGGCTGCTCGCCGAGGTGGCCTTCGGCTCCGGCGGGCTCGGTGTCATCGGCGGCACCATCGGCGTGATGATCGCGATGACCCTGTTCACCGGCACCGTCGTCGGCCTCCAGGGGTACGCGGCCCTCGACCAGATCGGCACCGCCGCGTTCACCGGCTTCGTCTCCGCGTATTTCAACACCCGGGAGATCGCGCCCCTGGTCGCCGGGCTCGCCCTCTCCGCGACCGTCGGCGCGGGCTTCACCGCCCAGCTCGGCGCGATGCGGATCAACGAGGAGGTCGACGCCCTCGAAGGCATGGGCATCCGCTCCATCCCGTACCTGGTCACCACCCGCATCATCGCGGGCGTCGCCGCGATCATCCCGCTCTACGCGATCGGCCTCCTCTCGTCGTACCTCGCCTCCCGTTACGTGACCGTCCTGTTCAACGGCCAGTCCCAGGGAACGTACGACCACTACTTCAACCTGTTCCTCTCCCCGACGGACGTCGTGCTGTCGGTCCTCAAGGTGTTGATCTTCAGCGTCATGGTGATCCTCGCCCACTGCTACTACGGGTTCCGCGCCTCCGGCGGCCCCGCCGGGGTCGGCGTCGCGGTGGGCCGGTCCGTGCGCAACGCGATCGTGCTCATCAGCGTCACCGACTTCTTCCTGTCGCTGGCCCTGTGGGGCGCGACCACGACCGTGAAGGTGGCGGGGTGA
- the rhaI gene encoding L-rhamnose isomerase — protein MTDHAAVKAALKTQAIETPSWAYGNSGTRFKVFSQPGVPRTPQEKLDDAARVHELTGAAPSVALHITWDRVDDYGALAADAARRGLRLGAINANVFQDDDYRLGSVCHPDPKVRKKAVGHLLECVDIMDATGSRDLKLWFADGTNYPGQDDIRARQDRLAEALAEVYGRLGEDQRMLLEYKFFEPAFYATDVPDWGTAYAHCLKLGERAKVVVDTGHHAPGTNIEFIVATLLREGKLGAFDFNSRFYADDDLMVGAADPFQLFRIMYEVIRGGGFTPDVAFMLDQCHNIEAKIPAIIRSVMNVQEATAKALLVDRDALAAAQRSGDVLAANAVLMDAYNTDVRPLLAEVREELGLDADPVGAYHRSGWAQKTAAERVGGAQAGWGA, from the coding sequence GTGACCGACCACGCCGCCGTGAAGGCTGCCCTGAAGACCCAGGCCATCGAGACGCCGTCGTGGGCGTACGGCAATTCCGGCACGCGCTTCAAGGTCTTCTCCCAGCCCGGGGTGCCCCGTACCCCGCAGGAGAAGCTCGACGACGCCGCCAGGGTCCACGAGCTGACCGGGGCCGCGCCGAGCGTCGCCCTGCACATCACCTGGGACCGCGTGGACGACTACGGGGCTCTCGCCGCGGACGCGGCCCGGCGCGGACTGCGTCTGGGCGCGATCAACGCGAACGTCTTCCAGGACGACGACTACAGGCTGGGCAGCGTCTGTCACCCCGATCCGAAGGTCCGGAAGAAGGCGGTCGGTCACCTCCTGGAGTGCGTGGACATCATGGACGCCACCGGGTCCAGGGACTTGAAGCTGTGGTTCGCGGACGGCACCAACTACCCCGGCCAGGACGACATCCGCGCACGCCAGGACCGACTGGCCGAGGCCCTCGCCGAGGTCTACGGCCGGCTGGGCGAGGACCAGCGGATGCTTCTGGAGTACAAGTTCTTCGAGCCCGCCTTCTACGCCACGGACGTACCGGACTGGGGCACCGCCTACGCGCACTGCCTGAAGCTGGGCGAGCGGGCGAAGGTCGTCGTGGACACCGGGCACCACGCGCCGGGCACCAACATCGAGTTCATCGTCGCCACGCTGCTGCGCGAAGGGAAGCTCGGCGCCTTCGACTTCAACTCGCGCTTCTACGCCGACGACGACCTGATGGTGGGCGCCGCGGACCCCTTCCAGCTCTTCCGGATCATGTACGAGGTGATCCGCGGCGGCGGCTTCACTCCGGACGTGGCCTTCATGCTCGACCAGTGCCACAACATCGAGGCGAAGATCCCCGCGATCATCCGCTCGGTGATGAACGTGCAGGAGGCGACCGCGAAGGCCCTCCTCGTCGACCGGGACGCGCTGGCCGCGGCCCAGCGTTCCGGCGATGTCCTGGCCGCGAACGCGGTCCTCATGGACGCCTACAACACCGATGTACGGCCCCTGCTCGCCGAGGTCCGGGAAGAGCTGGGCCTGGACGCCGACCCGGTCGGCGCGTACCACCGCTCCGGCTGGGCGCAGAAGACCGCCGCCGAGCGAGTCGGCGGCGCGCAGGCGGGCTGGGGTGCGTGA
- a CDS encoding helix-turn-helix domain-containing protein: MPSIAQTPDIGEPLDPLPKEFAALMRPEVPGLIKEIRVEVQRAFPVYTRLLNGPNADAIRQGVEQALGTFVDRVADPGASSVLRDELLRKFGRVEAYEGRDLETLQGAYRLGARIALRRAKTLGRRYKLSPSLILAFADALFAYVDELEALAREGYAEVRARAASEVSALRRQLLHLILVGSPLPQATIAELCEQAAWELPTQCTLVALRAPAPDAIRTCLDRDVLADLGIPHPHLLIPGPLTPERLAMLESALAGASAVIGLTVPPPQAADSIRWARKVLQLIDDGIVPNRPVVRCEDHLTTLWLLSDPALVTHIAARELAPLSGLTGSRRGRLVETLRVHISTRAPADQVGEVLGVHAQTVRYRLRNLDARLGDRITDPDHRFTLEAALRSLHLQGNDYAE, translated from the coding sequence ATGCCCTCAATCGCACAGACGCCGGACATCGGCGAACCGCTCGATCCGCTCCCCAAGGAGTTCGCAGCCTTGATGAGGCCCGAGGTCCCGGGCCTCATCAAGGAGATCAGAGTAGAAGTCCAGCGCGCCTTTCCCGTGTACACCCGGCTCCTCAACGGCCCCAACGCGGACGCCATCCGCCAGGGTGTGGAACAGGCGCTGGGCACGTTCGTGGACCGCGTCGCCGACCCCGGCGCGAGCTCGGTCCTGCGCGACGAACTCCTGCGCAAGTTCGGCCGGGTGGAGGCCTACGAGGGCCGCGACCTCGAGACCCTCCAGGGGGCCTACCGACTCGGCGCGCGCATCGCGCTCCGCCGGGCCAAGACCCTCGGCCGCCGGTACAAATTATCCCCCTCCCTCATCCTCGCCTTCGCGGACGCGCTCTTCGCCTACGTAGACGAACTGGAGGCCCTCGCGCGCGAGGGGTACGCGGAGGTACGGGCGCGTGCGGCCTCCGAGGTGTCGGCGTTACGCAGGCAACTGCTCCACCTCATCCTCGTCGGCTCGCCCCTGCCGCAGGCGACCATCGCCGAGCTGTGCGAACAGGCGGCGTGGGAACTCCCCACCCAGTGCACCCTGGTGGCCTTACGGGCCCCGGCACCCGACGCCATACGGACCTGCCTGGACCGGGACGTCCTCGCGGATCTCGGCATCCCGCATCCGCACCTGCTGATCCCCGGCCCCCTCACCCCCGAGCGTCTGGCGATGCTCGAATCCGCCCTCGCGGGCGCCTCGGCCGTCATCGGCCTGACCGTGCCACCGCCGCAGGCCGCCGACTCCATCCGGTGGGCCAGGAAGGTGCTCCAGCTCATCGACGACGGGATCGTGCCCAACCGACCGGTCGTGCGCTGCGAGGACCACCTGACAACGTTGTGGCTCCTGTCCGACCCGGCGCTCGTCACCCACATCGCCGCCCGCGAACTGGCCCCGCTCAGCGGACTCACCGGCTCCCGGCGCGGGCGCCTGGTCGAGACGCTGCGCGTCCACATCTCCACGCGCGCCCCCGCCGATCAGGTCGGCGAGGTGCTCGGTGTCCACGCGCAGACCGTCCGCTACCGCCTGCGCAACCTGGACGCCCGCCTGGGCGACCGCATCACGGACCCGGACCACCGCTTCACCCTGGAGGCGGCCCTGCGCTCGCTCCATCTCCAGGGCAACGACTACGCGGAATGA
- a CDS encoding ABC transporter ATP-binding protein encodes MGIEVAVEGLTMSFGKQNIWQDVTLTLPAGEVSVMLGPSGTGKTVFLKSLIGLLKPERGRVLVAGVDMVNSPERDIYEARKLFGLMFQDGALFGSMSLFDNIAFPLREHTRKKESEIRRIVMERIDVVGLLGSEGKLPGEISGGMRKRAGLARALVLDPQIVLCDEPDSGLDPVRTANLSQLLIDLNAQIDATMLIVTHNLDIAATVPDNMGMLFRRNLVTFGPRELLLTSDEPVVAQFLAGRREGPIGMSEEKDAATLAAEAAVPGVVPAAPRVIVPQLEPSPGLPPRQAALRRRERVLAMLDTLPPAARTAIEDTYARGAQAPTLRIPATGSGS; translated from the coding sequence GTGGGAATCGAAGTGGCTGTTGAAGGTCTGACCATGTCCTTCGGCAAGCAGAACATCTGGCAGGACGTGACCCTGACGTTGCCCGCAGGGGAAGTGAGCGTCATGCTCGGCCCTTCCGGAACCGGTAAGACGGTCTTCCTCAAGTCGCTCATCGGCCTGCTGAAGCCGGAAAGAGGACGCGTCCTCGTGGCCGGCGTCGACATGGTGAACAGCCCCGAGCGCGATATTTACGAGGCCCGCAAACTCTTCGGTCTCATGTTCCAGGACGGCGCCCTCTTCGGGTCCATGTCCCTCTTCGACAACATCGCCTTCCCGCTGCGCGAGCACACGCGGAAGAAGGAGTCGGAGATCCGCCGGATCGTCATGGAGCGCATCGACGTCGTCGGGCTCCTCGGCTCGGAGGGCAAGCTCCCCGGCGAGATCAGCGGCGGCATGCGCAAGCGGGCGGGACTGGCCCGCGCGCTCGTGCTCGATCCGCAGATCGTGCTGTGCGACGAGCCGGACTCCGGTCTCGACCCCGTCCGCACCGCCAACCTCTCGCAGTTGCTGATCGACCTCAACGCGCAGATCGACGCGACGATGCTCATCGTCACCCACAACCTCGACATCGCCGCGACCGTCCCCGACAACATGGGGATGCTCTTCCGGCGCAACCTCGTCACCTTCGGCCCGCGGGAACTGCTGCTCACCAGCGACGAACCGGTCGTGGCGCAGTTCCTCGCGGGGCGGCGCGAAGGGCCCATCGGGATGTCCGAGGAGAAGGACGCGGCCACCCTCGCCGCCGAGGCCGCCGTGCCCGGCGTCGTACCCGCCGCGCCCCGGGTCATCGTCCCGCAACTGGAGCCCTCGCCCGGACTCCCGCCGCGCCAGGCCGCCCTCAGGCGTCGCGAACGCGTCCTCGCCATGCTCGACACGCTGCCGCCCGCGGCCCGTACCGCCATCGAGGACACCTACGCGCGCGGGGCGCAGGCGCCGACCCTGCGGATTCCGGCCACCGGGAGCGGCTCGTGA
- a CDS encoding MlaE family ABC transporter permease — translation MITGALRQTGRLFALAAEVGRSVFRRPFQFREFVEQFWFIASITILPAALVSIPFGAVIALQVGSLTQQLGAQSFTGGASVLAVIQQASPLIVALLIAGAGGSAICADLGSRKIREELDAMEVMGVSPVQRLVVPRVLATMGVAVLLNGLVSVVGTLGGYFFNVILQGGTPGAYLSSFSALAQLPDLYISEFKALIFGFIAGIVAAYRGLNPRGGPKGVGDAVNQSVVITFMLLFFVNMVLTGIYLQIVPPKGG, via the coding sequence GTGATCACGGGCGCGCTGCGGCAGACCGGCCGGCTCTTCGCCCTCGCGGCCGAGGTGGGGCGGTCCGTCTTCAGACGGCCCTTCCAGTTCCGGGAGTTCGTCGAACAGTTCTGGTTCATCGCCAGCATCACGATCCTGCCCGCCGCGCTCGTCTCCATCCCGTTCGGCGCGGTGATCGCCCTCCAAGTCGGCTCGCTCACCCAGCAGTTGGGTGCCCAGTCCTTCACCGGAGGCGCCAGCGTCCTTGCCGTCATACAGCAGGCGAGCCCGCTCATCGTCGCCCTGCTCATCGCCGGCGCGGGCGGCTCTGCCATCTGCGCCGACCTCGGCTCCCGCAAGATCCGCGAGGAGCTCGACGCGATGGAGGTCATGGGGGTCTCGCCGGTCCAACGCCTGGTCGTGCCAAGGGTGCTGGCGACGATGGGCGTGGCCGTGCTCCTCAACGGCCTGGTGTCCGTGGTCGGCACGCTCGGCGGCTACTTCTTCAACGTCATCCTCCAGGGCGGCACCCCGGGCGCCTACCTGTCCAGCTTCTCCGCACTCGCCCAACTGCCCGACCTGTACATCAGTGAATTCAAGGCCCTGATCTTCGGGTTCATCGCGGGCATCGTCGCCGCCTACCGCGGCCTCAACCCGCGCGGCGGCCCCAAGGGGGTCGGCGACGCCGTCAACCAGTCCGTCGTCATCACCTTCATGCTGCTGTTCTTCGTGAACATGGTGCTGACGGGCATCTACCTGCAAATCGTCCCGCCGAAGGGAGGCTGA
- a CDS encoding LacI family DNA-binding transcriptional regulator: MAPSVGIKDVARAAAVSVGTVSNVINRPDSVSESTRLRVQSAIDRLGYVRSESARQLRAGHSRILGLLVLDMANPFFVDIAKGAERAARRAGLGVMVCNSGQSPAEEAEYLALFAEQRVRGVLLTPADASGRNLEAFRRHGIAFIVVDRVAEGADQCSVSVDDVVGGTLAVRHLIDAGHRSIGYVSGPEELSQVRDRRTGAWNALTEAGLARSALLELPAGTLDVAAGRDAGSRFLGLSDRPTAVFCANDLLALGFLQTMYAAGVRVPDDVALVGYDDIEFAAAAAVPLTSVRQPAVTMGMMAAEMLLEETGEAGAAHEHRHIVLQPELVVRGSSLPSR; encoded by the coding sequence ATGGCCCCATCGGTGGGGATCAAGGACGTCGCCCGCGCTGCCGCGGTGTCCGTGGGAACGGTCTCGAACGTGATCAACCGACCGGATTCGGTCTCCGAGAGCACCAGGCTCCGGGTGCAATCCGCGATCGACCGGCTCGGCTACGTACGCAGCGAGTCCGCGCGCCAGCTACGCGCCGGCCACAGCCGGATCCTGGGGCTGCTCGTCCTGGACATGGCCAACCCCTTCTTCGTCGACATCGCGAAGGGTGCCGAACGGGCCGCGCGCCGGGCGGGGCTGGGCGTCATGGTGTGCAACAGCGGGCAGAGCCCCGCCGAGGAGGCCGAATACCTCGCGCTCTTCGCGGAGCAGCGGGTGCGGGGCGTCCTCCTCACACCCGCCGACGCCAGTGGCCGCAACCTCGAGGCGTTCCGGCGGCACGGCATTGCCTTCATCGTCGTCGACCGGGTCGCCGAGGGCGCCGACCAGTGTTCGGTCTCGGTCGACGACGTGGTCGGCGGGACCCTGGCCGTACGCCACCTCATCGATGCCGGGCATCGTTCCATCGGCTACGTGTCCGGGCCCGAGGAGCTCAGCCAGGTCAGGGACCGGCGCACCGGGGCATGGAACGCGCTGACCGAAGCCGGCCTGGCGCGGTCGGCGCTGTTGGAGCTGCCGGCCGGAACCCTCGACGTGGCCGCGGGCCGGGACGCGGGATCCCGCTTCCTGGGCCTGTCCGACCGGCCGACCGCGGTCTTCTGCGCCAACGACCTGCTGGCCCTCGGATTCCTCCAGACCATGTACGCCGCCGGCGTGCGGGTCCCCGACGACGTGGCCCTCGTCGGCTACGACGACATCGAATTCGCCGCGGCGGCCGCGGTCCCGCTGACATCCGTCCGGCAGCCGGCCGTCACGATGGGCATGATGGCGGCCGAGATGCTCCTCGAGGAGACGGGTGAGGCCGGGGCCGCACACGAGCACCGGCACATCGTGCTGCAGCCGGAACTGGTGGTGCGCGGTTCCTCTCTGCCCTCACGTTGA
- a CDS encoding DUF6801 domain-containing protein has protein sequence MRGHRPALRTPRGRARGAAIAAFVALAPLFSSAAAAVGSQEVTAKLPYDCALPSGPQRVAVRIKATFPGRATTGEAIRPTAVTTTVELPAPAVADLAALEATTVVPETRLSLEVAQQGAKAQALWRGTGAARPVAVPAEGPLTVTTSGEAPTVTAVADGDLTLTATDLGLDLALGTADGAPAVPPSLTLACTLAKDADGHGLLVTVPVGPTSQTPAPSGSPSPSVPTAPATERPEDPAPSTGPGTPKGPTAPGAPAAPAPGDKGKSKGKSKAPKVGDARSGPAAGRPPAPRCVKENPTSQSLTGYITGYSNVTKLGGASLIPLSCVQIEQGPADFVPFPDGTFHIIQNSEGNLDHQGRKQTPPFTSTFLTFGFTPTTATMVLEQAGPMSVAADVLLDFSTGNNYATTYVRVPLVLRVLDAKVNGTRLDVGPSCRTAGPLSSPEPDPRAHPGPHLVMLGKGVIISGEPATGYQLSSGGPLTGEVTIPAFTGCGAGGEDLDRLLTASISGSGNYIKQMQGQTCSVAQPTEGECTEDRQPYVVPTPER, from the coding sequence ATGAGAGGCCACCGTCCCGCCCTGCGGACGCCGCGCGGGCGCGCACGCGGTGCGGCGATCGCCGCCTTCGTGGCGCTCGCCCCCCTGTTCTCCTCGGCTGCCGCCGCGGTGGGGTCGCAGGAGGTCACCGCGAAGCTGCCCTACGACTGCGCGCTGCCCTCGGGACCGCAACGCGTCGCGGTACGGATCAAAGCCACCTTCCCCGGCCGGGCCACCACCGGTGAGGCGATCCGCCCCACCGCGGTCACCACGACGGTCGAGCTCCCGGCCCCGGCCGTCGCCGATCTCGCGGCCCTCGAGGCCACCACGGTGGTGCCCGAGACCAGGCTGTCCCTCGAAGTCGCCCAGCAGGGAGCGAAGGCACAGGCCCTCTGGCGCGGCACCGGCGCCGCCCGGCCCGTCGCCGTTCCCGCCGAGGGCCCGTTGACCGTCACCACCAGCGGCGAGGCCCCGACCGTGACGGCCGTCGCCGACGGCGACCTCACCCTCACGGCCACGGACCTCGGCCTCGACCTCGCCCTCGGTACCGCCGACGGCGCTCCCGCCGTTCCCCCGTCCCTGACCCTGGCCTGCACCCTCGCGAAGGACGCCGACGGCCACGGCCTACTGGTCACCGTCCCGGTCGGTCCGACCTCCCAGACCCCGGCCCCGAGCGGTTCGCCCTCCCCGTCGGTTCCCACGGCCCCGGCGACCGAGCGACCGGAGGACCCCGCGCCATCGACCGGCCCCGGCACTCCGAAGGGGCCGACCGCGCCCGGGGCCCCGGCGGCACCGGCGCCCGGGGACAAGGGCAAGAGCAAGGGCAAGAGCAAGGCGCCGAAGGTCGGCGATGCCCGCTCCGGCCCGGCGGCCGGCAGGCCGCCCGCGCCGCGCTGCGTCAAGGAGAACCCGACCAGCCAGTCGCTCACCGGATACATCACGGGCTACTCCAACGTCACCAAACTGGGCGGCGCTTCACTGATCCCGTTGTCCTGCGTGCAGATCGAACAGGGGCCCGCGGACTTCGTCCCGTTCCCGGACGGAACCTTCCACATCATCCAGAACTCGGAAGGCAATCTCGACCACCAAGGCCGCAAGCAGACCCCGCCGTTCACCTCGACCTTCCTGACCTTCGGCTTCACCCCGACGACGGCGACCATGGTGCTGGAGCAGGCGGGGCCGATGAGCGTCGCGGCGGACGTCCTGCTCGACTTCAGCACGGGCAACAACTACGCGACCACCTATGTGCGCGTTCCGCTGGTCCTGCGGGTACTGGACGCCAAGGTCAACGGCACGCGCCTGGACGTCGGCCCCTCCTGCCGCACCGCGGGCCCGCTCAGCTCCCCCGAGCCCGATCCGCGCGCGCACCCCGGCCCGCACCTGGTGATGCTCGGCAAGGGAGTGATCATCTCCGGCGAGCCGGCCACGGGTTACCAGTTGTCCTCGGGCGGACCCCTGACGGGCGAGGTGACCATCCCCGCGTTCACCGGCTGCGGGGCGGGCGGTGAGGACTTGGACCGGCTGCTGACCGCGTCCATCTCCGGCTCCGGCAACTACATCAAGCAGATGCAGGGCCAGACCTGCAGTGTGGCGCAACCGACCGAGGGCGAGTGCACCGAGGACCGCCAGCCGTACGTGGTCCCGACGCCCGAGCGCTGA
- a CDS encoding bifunctional aldolase/short-chain dehydrogenase, translating to MTLHPEAAALLERSHQLGADARNTNYAGGNTSAKGTSTDPVTGGDIELMWVKGSGGDLGTLTEDGLAVLRLDRLRALVDVYPGVEREDEMVAAFDYCLHGKGGAAPSIDTAMHGLVDAAHVDHLHPDSGIALACAADGEKLTAECFGDTVVWVPWRRPGFQLGLDIAAVKEANPQAIGCVLGGHGISAWGDSSEDCRRNSLHIIRTAERFLGERGRPEPFGPVISGYEPLPEENRRARAAALAPHIRAIASQDRAQVGHFNDGEAVLDFVARAEHPRLAALGTSCPDHFLRTKVRPLVLDLPPTAPLEEAVARLRELHLAYREEYTAYHRRNATADSPALRGADPAIVLVPGVGMFSFGKDKQTARVAGEFYVNAINVMRGAEAVSSYLPIDEAEKFRIEYWELEEAKLRRMPAPKPLATRIALVTGAGSGIGRAIAHRLAAEGACVVVADLNEDNAAAVAEELGGSDRAVAVRVDVTSEEQITGAFQEALLAFGGVDLVVNNAGVSISKPLLETTAKDWDLQHDIMARGSFLVSREAARIMRDQGLGGDIVYIASKNAVFAGPNNIAYSATKADQAHQVRLLAAELGEHGIRVNGVNPDGVVRGSGIFAGGWGAQRAATYGIEEEKLGEFYAQRTLLKREVLPEHVANAVLVLTSGDLSHTTGLHVPVDAGVAAAFLR from the coding sequence ATGACTCTGCACCCCGAAGCCGCCGCTCTGCTGGAGCGCTCTCACCAGCTCGGCGCGGACGCGCGCAACACCAACTACGCGGGCGGCAACACCTCCGCGAAGGGCACCTCGACCGACCCCGTCACCGGCGGCGACATCGAGCTGATGTGGGTCAAGGGCTCCGGCGGCGACCTCGGCACCCTCACGGAGGACGGGCTCGCCGTCCTGCGCCTCGACCGGCTGCGCGCCCTCGTGGACGTCTATCCCGGCGTGGAGCGCGAGGACGAGATGGTGGCCGCCTTCGACTACTGCCTGCACGGCAAGGGCGGGGCCGCGCCTTCCATCGACACGGCCATGCACGGCCTGGTGGACGCCGCGCACGTCGACCACCTCCACCCGGATTCGGGGATCGCACTGGCCTGCGCGGCGGACGGTGAGAAGCTGACCGCCGAGTGCTTCGGCGACACGGTGGTGTGGGTGCCCTGGCGGCGCCCCGGATTCCAGCTCGGCCTGGACATCGCCGCCGTCAAGGAGGCGAACCCGCAGGCCATCGGCTGTGTCCTCGGCGGCCACGGCATATCGGCCTGGGGCGACTCCAGCGAGGACTGCCGGCGCAACTCGCTGCACATCATCCGTACCGCCGAGCGGTTCCTCGGCGAGCGTGGCCGGCCGGAGCCGTTCGGTCCGGTCATCAGCGGATACGAGCCGCTGCCGGAGGAGAACCGCCGGGCCCGGGCCGCCGCCCTGGCTCCGCACATCCGGGCCATCGCCTCCCAGGACCGGGCGCAGGTAGGGCACTTCAACGACGGCGAGGCCGTACTCGACTTCGTCGCCCGCGCCGAGCACCCGAGGCTGGCCGCGCTGGGCACCTCCTGCCCCGACCACTTCCTGCGCACCAAGGTACGGCCCCTGGTCCTCGACCTGCCGCCCACCGCACCCCTTGAAGAGGCGGTCGCCCGCCTGCGGGAACTGCACCTCGCTTACCGCGAGGAGTACACCGCCTACCACCGGCGCAACGCGACCGCCGACTCCCCCGCCCTGCGCGGTGCGGATCCCGCGATCGTGCTGGTGCCCGGGGTCGGCATGTTCTCCTTCGGCAAGGACAAGCAGACCGCGCGCGTGGCGGGCGAGTTCTACGTCAACGCGATCAACGTGATGCGCGGCGCGGAGGCCGTCTCCAGCTACCTGCCGATCGACGAGGCCGAGAAGTTCCGCATCGAGTACTGGGAGCTGGAGGAGGCCAAGCTGCGGCGGATGCCCGCGCCCAAGCCGCTGGCCACCCGTATCGCGCTGGTCACGGGCGCGGGCAGCGGCATCGGCAGGGCGATCGCCCACCGGCTGGCGGCGGAGGGGGCCTGCGTGGTGGTCGCCGACCTGAACGAGGACAACGCCGCGGCCGTCGCAGAAGAGCTCGGCGGCTCCGACCGGGCCGTGGCGGTCCGCGTCGACGTCACCTCGGAGGAGCAGATCACCGGCGCGTTCCAGGAGGCTCTGCTCGCCTTCGGCGGCGTCGATCTCGTCGTCAACAACGCCGGCGTCTCCATCTCCAAGCCGCTCCTGGAGACCACCGCCAAGGACTGGGACCTCCAGCACGACATCATGGCCCGCGGCTCCTTCCTCGTCTCCCGAGAGGCCGCGCGGATCATGCGGGACCAGGGCCTGGGCGGCGACATCGTCTACATCGCGTCCAAGAACGCCGTCTTCGCCGGCCCGAACAACATCGCCTATTCCGCCACCAAGGCCGACCAGGCACACCAGGTCCGCCTGCTCGCCGCCGAGCTCGGGGAACACGGCATCCGCGTGAACGGGGTCAACCCCGACGGCGTCGTCCGGGGCTCGGGGATCTTCGCCGGCGGCTGGGGAGCCCAGCGCGCGGCCACGTACGGCATCGAGGAGGAGAAGCTCGGCGAGTTCTACGCCCAGCGCACCCTCCTCAAGCGCGAGGTCCTGCCCGAGCACGTCGCGAACGCGGTGCTCGTGCTCACCAGTGGCGACCTCAGCCACACCACCGGCCTGCACGTCCCCGTCGACGCCGGCGTCGCCGCCGCGTTCCTGCGATGA